Below is a genomic region from Castanea sativa cultivar Marrone di Chiusa Pesio chromosome 2, ASM4071231v1.
attttttgtttattcatttaCTAAATTCtgttttcaagattttttttttggttgttgttgccgcggggggggggggggggggttgcaTCCTTTGATGGTTAAGAGTACCTTGCTTCTTAtgtagatttgtttttaaatgtgCATCTGTAAATTCACTTCTCTTGATTCAAACTGACCAACTACCTTTGAGTTTGTGACTTGGTGGAGAAGCTAAATTTTTGAGTTTCCGAAAGTGATCACTATAGTTTGATGTTTCTATATAATGCCTTATCTAAATTTAGATCCTTGATATTAGCTGAAGTTAGTATCTCAAAGTCACTCTTAATGTTGTCATTATCATTTTCAATCAGACTGCTGAGGAGGCTATGACACCTATTGAGTCGACCTTTTCCTTGGATGTCAATTCGAAGTTGGACTGGTAAGTTCTACACCTGACTAAGTTTTGATgccattattattatcatttttttcttcttcttgatccAACTTCCTCATCAAGATACCAAGAGTTATACTTTAAATTTCTGTTTTCACATTCTTCCAAGAACTAAATCCATTATTTTATAATCAATTTCCTGCTTCAAAAAATATGTGCGattcaacatttatttttatggagATCTTGTTTTGCTATctgataaagattttttttttttaaaattgtgataaatgagtataattcaaactcaaatttttttatgttggtTTAAAACTTTAGTTATGCAAAGCATATCTTAACTAAGTTTTGCATTTGTATATGCTTCTATGTCATTCCAATCAATCTGTCATGGTCTTAACATATGTGAGTGCATTTGCAATAGATTGCAAGTTTCTTTTCGTAGCACATGAATATTGGCTGCAAGTTGTTTctgttatttttgttaactttccATTTATCTTGTGATAAAGCTTTGCATGGTCATCACCATTACATGAATTTGTCTATTCTTAGTAGAGGTTCTAGAATACTAGTATTCAAACTATCCTttgtttatatttgtattttcttttcataattttaataaCCCAGGGAAGCAATGGGGAAAATTCTTGCTCGGGGTCATAGTCGAGTTCCTGTCTATTCTGGGAATCCAAAGAATGTAATTGGACTTCTGCTGGTGGGTTGGACCTTAAGCTTTTGACaaacttttgaattatagtactgGTTTAAATGTTTGCTGATTTATAACTGGTTATTTCTCTcactttttccttttccctttGGGATTAGGTGAAGAGTTTACTCACCGTACGACCTGAAACAGAGACCCCTGTCAGTGCTGTATCAATCCGTAGAATTCCGCGGTATGTTTATATACTTAAATATGTGCTTATTCTTTTTTCGGAATTAAGTATGGATATGAATTGTTGATGTGTGGGATGTGTCCTTAGGGTTCCAGCAGATATGCCTCTGTATGATATATTGAATGAGTTCCAAAAGGGAAGCAGTCATATGGCAGCTGTGGTGAAGTCTAAGGGAAAAGGCAAGCCTCCAACAATTGAAGGAGAAAAATCTGAAGAGAACAAAGTTTGTGGCGAGGACTCTCAACTGACTACTCCTTTGTTAAAGCAGAATGAAAAGTCGGACGGTGTTGTTATTGACATTGACAGGGCTTCAATGCCTACCAATATGAGGAGGCCACCATCTTTTAGGCGTAATGACACTGCAACAAATGGTGTATCTCATTTGTCAGAGGATATTGAAGATGGTGAAGTTATTGGTATCATCACTCTGGAAGATGTGTTTGAAGAACTTCTGCAGGTAAAGTGCAACCCCTTATTTATATATTCCTTTCAGTTTGCATGTCTTTCCAGTTGCCAGTAGACTAATGGTGACGATTTCATCAATTTATGCAGGAGGAAATTGTGGATGAGACAGATGAATATGTTGATGTGCATAAAAGGTAGGATTAATGATAAAGATTCAATAGCAGTAATGTACGGTttgaagcccaaaaaaaaaaaaaaaagagcagtaATGTACGGTATtgccaaaatgaaaaataaaatgacaatggATCTTGTTATGAATTCTTTTTTGCAGAATCCGTGTGGCTGCAGCTGCAGCTGCATCATCAATGGCACGAGCTCCATCAATTCGGAGGTTAACAGGCCATAAGGGAGCAGTAAGTGAACCTTTTTCATTatcaattttgatatattttccattattttctttcatatctATTAGcttagtaaaataaatttaagcTTTGCCCAATGTGAAGAAGACAACATAAATTAAGCAACATTTAAGTGCTGAGAGTCTTGAGACTCAGGTTTCTATGAGAATAATTGAATACAATAAGGAGAATAAAAACCTCCAACAACACATGTTCTGAGCACAAGCAAttgaaacacaatttttttatgatgTTTGCATCCAGCTTCATTGTATTTTTGTAGACTGTTGGCTAGGGAGATAACTAATTATCAGGGTATCTGATCTTTGTCCATAATGGTTTTAGGACGGAGGGCCCTGGATTTTTAGGTACTGTTACtgtgaaataaatttttttgcccTTATTATTGATATATTGGAATTGGAATCAACAACTAATCAAATATAATACAAATTGATGAACCTTTTAACaggaaaaaaaggaattaaTGTCTTTATAATTGGATGGCAGGTTAATAACCCTCTTATACCTTATAATGAAGGGCATTAATTTGCGATGTACCTGTCACAAAAGACTTTAATGGCATATTAAACGGAAACTTAGATCAAGTAGACTTATTCTCTTTACATTCATCAAATGGTGAAACAAATAGTGCAGTTGGTGCAGGAAGTACGTAGCTTCACTCTCAaatatttgtataaaaaaaaaatagaaatataattttacgggagtaatttttttttcctgcaccGTTATGCTTGCAAAACATATTTTTCCACATACCCTTTGAAGCTAAatcttattgtttgtttgtttgtttttttcgtTGTTGCTGTAATAACCCCAGGGAGGCCAAAGCAAGCAAGGGCAAAACCCAAAGAAATCTGCCGAGGATGATTCCAC
It encodes:
- the LOC142625722 gene encoding DUF21 domain-containing protein At4g14240-like, which encodes MHMINAVIATRMLTRNIESDSAGLGGIAFGTALWFIYAGVSCFLVLFAGIMSGLTLGLMSLGLVDLEILQRSGTNTEKKQAAAILPVVQKQHQLLVTLLLCNAVSMEALPIYLDKLFNQYVAILLSVTFVLAFGEVIPQAICTRYGLAVGANFVWLVRFLMIICYPIAYPIGKVLDWVLGHNEALFRRAQLKALVTIHSQEAGKGGELTHDETTIISGALDLTEKTAEEAMTPIESTFSLDVNSKLDWEAMGKILARGHSRVPVYSGNPKNVIGLLLVKSLLTVRPETETPVSAVSIRRIPRVPADMPLYDILNEFQKGSSHMAAVVKSKGKGKPPTIEGEKSEENKVCGEDSQLTTPLLKQNEKSDGVVIDIDRASMPTNMRRPPSFRRNDTATNGVSHLSEDIEDGEVIGIITLEDVFEELLQEEIVDETDEYVDVHKRIRVAAAAAASSMARAPSIRRLTGHKGAGGQSKQGQNPKKSAEDDSTRSQGASGEPFGNKK